Within Sulfurimonas sp. hsl 1-7, the genomic segment GCATTCTCACCCCACTTGCTTAGTTTTGATACTTAATCATACTACAAACCGTCTAAAAGCTCTTTAAAATCTCATTTATGGTTCCTTGAATATAATTTTTTTGTATAATACTTGAAAAATATGCACAAAGATTAAAAATGAATTATCCTTATGAAAACTTAGAAAATTTTACACTTAAAGCACTGCTAGATCGCTCAAATACACTTTTCGGGCAAAAAGATGTACTCTCGTTTGTAGGAAAACAGCCGTTAAAATATCGCGAACTTGATGAAAAAGTAAAAGCGATGGTAACACTGCTGAGTGAAAGAGGGATCACAAAAGGTGATAAAGTAGCACTTCTTAGTGAAAATATGCCAAACTGGGCTGTTGCCTACCTTGCTATTACATATTTCGGGGCTATTGTAGTTCCTATTTTACCCGACTTTAATCCATCAGATGTTCATCATATCATCAGACACTCCGAAGCCAAAGCTGTTTTTGTATCTCAAAAACATCTCCAGACGATCGAAGATCTCGGAAACTCTGAAATCAAATTTGTTATAGAGCTCGATACACTAAAACTTGTCGATCATCTCACAAACCATTCTTACATGGAGTTGATAAAACAAAAGTTTTCTCCAAAAAAAGAGTTACCTAAACCTGATGAAGACGGTATTGCTGCCATTTTATACACTTCTGGTACGACGGGACACTCTAAAGGGGTAATGCTTACACACAAAAACTTGGTTACAAATGCACTTACTTCATACAAAAACATTGAGATCACACCTGATGATATCTTCTTATCTATCTTGCCTTTGGCTCATACATTTGAATGTACGGTTGGGATGTTAATTCCGATGGTTCACGGTGCAAGCGTAGTTTATGTTGACAAAACACCTACTCCGACAGTGCTCTTAAAAGCTTTTGAAGTAGTTCGCCCGACAATGATACTCTCTGTACCGCTGATCATTGAGAAGATATTTAAAAATAAAATTCTTGCAAAATTCCACCACTCTTTTGCTCTGAAACATATCTATAAAGTTCCGTTTATGCGTAAACAACTGCATAAACTGGCAGGGAAAAAACTGCTAGAGACTTTTGGCGGAAGACTCAGAATGTTTGCAGTAGGAGGAGCACCTCTTGCAGGTTATGTAGAAGAGTTTCTGATAGACTCCGAATTTCCTTACCTTGTAGGTTACGGTCTTACTGAAACTGCACCGCTTCTTGCCGGAACTCGAATGGGGATGGAGCGTAAAATAGGTTCTACAGGTCTTGCGATGCCGGGTGTTGAGCTGAAAATCAAAAATCCCCATCCGTTTGACGGTGAAGGGGAAATAGTTGCCAAATCTCCTAGTGTTATGCTAGGTTATTATAAAGATGAAGAGAAAACAAAAGAGGTGTTTGATGAAGATGGATACTTTCTTACAGGTGATCTCGGCTACATAGATGAAGATGGATATCTCTTTATAAGCGGTAGAAGTAAAAACATGATTCTCGGACCTAGCGGAGAGAACATTTATCCAGAACAGATCGAATCTATTATCAATCAAGACGAAGCGGTTCTAGATGCACTTGTTATGCAGCAGGACGGAAAACTTGTCGCGAGAATTCATCTTGACTATGAGTTAATTGACAAAATGTTTGAAGCAAACCATACACCTGATGATGTTGTTAAACAAAAGATTACAGAGTATTTGGAAAATATGAGAATTAAAGTAAATACTCAGATGGCATCGTTTTCTAAGATTACAAAATTTATTGAGCAGATTGAACCGTTTGTAAAAACGCCTACGAAGAAGATAAAACGCTACCTCTATACAGAGTAGCGTTTTAATATATTATTTAAATTGAGGTTGAACGAAAGGTACTACTTGTTTCTTACGGCTAAGAACACCGTCTAACCAAGCTTTGTTGTTTTCTAGTTTAATGTCAAATGCAGCTTCTATTTTGCTTGCATCATCAGAAACTACGAAAAGTTTAGAACCCTCTTTGATGATATCAGTTAAAAGAATTAAAACAGTGTGAAGACCACCCTCTTCTTTCATCTTTTGCATATCTTCCATAATCTCGTCTTCTCTTGGCTCTAATACAGAGATATCTACCATTTCAAGCTGACCGATACCAACTTTAGTACCGTTCATGTCGAACTCTTTGTAGTCACGTGTATTTAAGTTACGAGCAGATGCACCGTCAACTGCAGATTTAGCAATGAACATATCCATAGCCATTTTTTTGTAGTCTTCAACACCACAAATCTCGCTTAACTCTTTTACAGCTTTTGTATCTACTTTTGTACAAG encodes:
- a CDS encoding AMP-binding protein; the encoded protein is MNYPYENLENFTLKALLDRSNTLFGQKDVLSFVGKQPLKYRELDEKVKAMVTLLSERGITKGDKVALLSENMPNWAVAYLAITYFGAIVVPILPDFNPSDVHHIIRHSEAKAVFVSQKHLQTIEDLGNSEIKFVIELDTLKLVDHLTNHSYMELIKQKFSPKKELPKPDEDGIAAILYTSGTTGHSKGVMLTHKNLVTNALTSYKNIEITPDDIFLSILPLAHTFECTVGMLIPMVHGASVVYVDKTPTPTVLLKAFEVVRPTMILSVPLIIEKIFKNKILAKFHHSFALKHIYKVPFMRKQLHKLAGKKLLETFGGRLRMFAVGGAPLAGYVEEFLIDSEFPYLVGYGLTETAPLLAGTRMGMERKIGSTGLAMPGVELKIKNPHPFDGEGEIVAKSPSVMLGYYKDEEKTKEVFDEDGYFLTGDLGYIDEDGYLFISGRSKNMILGPSGENIYPEQIESIINQDEAVLDALVMQQDGKLVARIHLDYELIDKMFEANHTPDDVVKQKITEYLENMRIKVNTQMASFSKITKFIEQIEPFVKTPTKKIKRYLYTE